From Campylobacter upsaliensis, the proteins below share one genomic window:
- a CDS encoding EcoRI family type II restriction endonuclease: MIENIKASKLRAEFDTSFMDRAIYPDGGILFLKKKDEPNFAKVLLITEAKRQGTNDERAKEGRKKQATDNAIERLGKNLTGIKAMLNHEKITPFVCFGWGCDFAPSEKTVLAKLNVLNEFYYLNKTYIFKTDGNSNFNYFSPVSMYFREEKWEADEMFHICKEIAETSLRYYIF; this comes from the coding sequence ATGATAGAAAATATTAAAGCCTCTAAGCTTAGAGCTGAATTTGATACGAGTTTTATGGATAGGGCGATTTATCCTGATGGAGGAATTTTGTTTTTAAAGAAAAAAGATGAGCCAAATTTTGCTAAGGTGCTTCTCATCACAGAAGCTAAAAGACAAGGCACAAATGATGAAAGAGCAAAAGAGGGCAGGAAAAAACAAGCCACAGATAACGCTATAGAAAGATTAGGCAAAAATCTCACAGGCATTAAAGCTATGCTTAATCACGAAAAAATAACGCCTTTTGTGTGTTTTGGCTGGGGTTGCGATTTTGCTCCCAGCGAAAAAACGGTGCTAGCAAAACTCAATGTCCTTAACGAATTTTACTATCTTAATAAAACTTACATTTTCAAAACGGATGGCAATAGTAATTTTAATTATTTTTCTCCTGTGAGTATGTATTTTAGAGAAGAAAAATGGGAGGCGGATGAGATGTTTCATATTTGCAAAGAGA
- the infC gene encoding translation initiation factor IF-3 produces MSREKEVLLNEEIRADELRCIGDDGKVYGIISADEALGIANRLGLDLVLIAPDAKPPVAKIMDYGKFRYQQEKKQKEAKKKQKVIDIKEIKLSVKIAQNDINYKVKHALEFLEQDKHVKFRVFLKGREMSNPEAGVALLEKIWQSIEDKANRDKEPLFEGRYVNMLVTPKKT; encoded by the coding sequence TTGAGTAGGGAAAAAGAAGTGTTGCTTAATGAAGAAATAAGAGCAGACGAGCTTCGCTGTATAGGCGATGATGGTAAAGTTTATGGGATTATCAGTGCGGACGAGGCTTTGGGCATTGCAAATCGTTTGGGACTTGATTTAGTTTTAATAGCCCCTGATGCCAAGCCGCCTGTGGCAAAAATTATGGATTATGGGAAATTCCGCTACCAGCAAGAAAAAAAGCAAAAAGAAGCTAAGAAAAAACAAAAAGTTATTGATATCAAAGAAATTAAACTTTCTGTGAAAATCGCACAAAATGACATTAACTACAAGGTTAAGCACGCTTTGGAATTTTTAGAACAGGATAAGCATGTGAAATTTCGCGTCTTTTTAAAGGGGCGTGAGATGTCAAATCCTGAAGCGGGCGTGGCTTTACTTGAAAAAATTTGGCAAAGCATAGAGGATAAGGCAAACCGCGATAAAGAGCCGCTTTTTGAGGGGCGTTATGTCAATATGCTTGTAACGCCGAAAAAGACTTAG
- the thrS gene encoding threonine--tRNA ligase: MDKICIAYKDKDTLIDTQSVKNLDFEKVYFDNSKEALEVIRHSCAHLMAQAIKALYPEAKFFVGPVIEDGFYYDFRVSSKLGEEDLVRIEKKMKELVEAKLEIQKYTLSKKEAIEKFKDDDLKQEVLAKIPSDEVSIYKQGEFEDLCRGPHAPNTKFLRFFKLTRIAGAYLGGDENKEMLTRIYGTAFADKESLKEYLHIIEEAKKRDHRKLGSELKLFTFDEQIGGGLPLWLSNGARLRSKLEQMLYKIHRLRGYEPVRGPELLKAEAWKISGHYANYKENMYFTNIDEQEYGIKPMNCVGHIKIYQSELRSYRDLPLKFFEYGVVHRHEKSGVLHGLFRVREFTQDDAHVFCMPSQIKEQVLEILAFVEHLMKLFDFSYEMEISTRPKKAIGEEAIWEVATKALKEALDEQGLKYGIDEGGGAFYGPKIDIKITDALKRKWQCGTIQVDFNLPERFALEYTTSENTKERPVMLHRAILGSFERFVGILTEHCAGEFPFFIAPTQVGIVPISEVHLAYAKGIQRTLLELGVDSEIYDKNESLSKKIRNAEKQKLPMILVLGDEELSNRAVALRDRRAKEQKSLSLDEFINLVKEKMSEVAF; encoded by the coding sequence ATGGATAAAATTTGTATAGCTTACAAAGATAAAGACACTCTCATAGACACTCAAAGCGTGAAAAATTTGGATTTTGAAAAGGTTTATTTTGACAATTCTAAGGAGGCTTTAGAAGTCATTCGGCATTCTTGTGCGCATTTAATGGCACAAGCGATTAAGGCACTTTATCCTGAGGCGAAATTTTTTGTGGGACCCGTGATAGAGGACGGATTTTATTATGATTTTCGTGTGAGTTCCAAGCTAGGCGAGGAAGACTTAGTAAGAATAGAAAAAAAGATGAAAGAGCTCGTCGAAGCTAAGCTTGAAATTCAAAAATACACCTTAAGTAAAAAAGAAGCGATTGAAAAATTTAAAGACGATGATTTAAAACAAGAAGTTTTAGCAAAAATTCCAAGCGATGAAGTGAGCATTTATAAGCAAGGAGAATTTGAGGATTTATGTCGTGGTCCTCACGCACCCAATACGAAATTCTTGCGTTTTTTTAAACTCACACGCATTGCAGGGGCGTATCTAGGCGGTGATGAAAATAAAGAAATGCTAACACGCATTTATGGCACAGCCTTTGCCGATAAAGAAAGCTTAAAAGAATACCTACACATCATCGAAGAAGCAAAAAAAAGAGACCATAGAAAGCTAGGCAGTGAGCTAAAACTCTTCACTTTTGATGAGCAAATTGGTGGCGGTTTGCCTTTGTGGCTAAGTAATGGAGCGAGACTGCGTTCAAAATTAGAGCAAATGCTTTATAAAATTCACCGCTTAAGAGGCTATGAGCCTGTAAGAGGACCTGAGCTTTTGAAGGCGGAGGCGTGGAAGATTAGCGGACATTACGCAAATTATAAAGAAAATATGTATTTCACAAACATTGATGAGCAAGAATATGGCATTAAGCCGATGAATTGCGTAGGACACATTAAGATTTATCAAAGCGAACTTAGAAGTTACCGCGATTTACCTTTGAAATTTTTTGAATATGGCGTGGTGCATAGACACGAAAAAAGCGGAGTTTTACACGGACTTTTTAGGGTGAGAGAATTCACTCAAGATGACGCACATGTTTTTTGTATGCCAAGCCAGATTAAAGAACAAGTGCTTGAAATTTTAGCCTTTGTGGAACATTTGATGAAACTTTTTGATTTTAGCTATGAAATGGAAATTTCAACCCGCCCAAAAAAAGCCATAGGTGAGGAGGCGATTTGGGAAGTAGCGACTAAGGCTTTAAAAGAGGCTTTGGACGAACAGGGCTTAAAATATGGCATAGACGAGGGGGGTGGGGCTTTTTATGGTCCTAAAATAGACATTAAAATCACAGACGCTCTTAAGCGTAAATGGCAGTGTGGCACGATACAAGTGGATTTTAATTTACCTGAGCGTTTTGCGTTAGAATACACCACAAGCGAGAATACTAAAGAACGCCCCGTGATGTTGCACCGTGCGATTTTAGGCTCTTTTGAGAGATTTGTGGGGATTTTAACCGAGCATTGTGCGGGAGAATTTCCTTTCTTCATCGCACCGACTCAAGTGGGTATAGTGCCAATTAGTGAGGTGCATTTAGCTTATGCTAAGGGTATACAAAGAACGCTTTTAGAATTAGGCGTGGATAGTGAAATTTACGACAAAAATGAAAGTTTAAGCAAAAAAATTCGTAACGCTGAAAAGCAAAAATTACCGATGATTTTAGTTTTGGGCGATGAGGAGCTGTCAAATAGGGCTGTGGCTTTAAGAGATAGGAGGGCTAAGGAGCAAAAAAGTCTTAGTTTAGATGAATTTATCAATTTAGTGAAGGAGAAAATGAGTGAGGTTGCGTTTTGA
- a CDS encoding flagellin N-terminal helical domain-containing protein — MRITNIAALSAYTSVKSNSSALSASLQRLSSGLRINSAKDDASSSAISSQLLSSSHTLNQANNNANDAKAMFQIADKAMDEQIKIVEMIKVKATQAAQDGQSAKTRRMIQADINRLLEAYDNIANTTSYNGIQLLSGGFINKKFQIGAQANQVVGASIGSTLSSKVGNTRFETGANIVAGNYGSIDVKINSTINNKTFTFSGVEIGTKLNYGLGDLVERINNVSTQTGIKASYDVRTVGTDNITAGKTGADFSINGTLIGSISVQDNDKNGALVQAINAVKTTTGVEASINAAGNLELNSLDGRGIVLKDSSNGFFGLAHLRNGQSVQAKLEDFKPITAADGVKINDINVGPAATPEALVSNVNALTPQTGVSAKIQDGVILFMALDPTKRLNMSGNQVTPNLGVPLTTVRGDWVTKDKFITRMPNTAHPEYNGIAIQVIKRGQPGVKVYTERTILEGKADGKYYLQDLVDCFNKDSHKTGITAFIEENPNDPNQQRICFTMPDDVEAITGISTHNYPNTQNPPQQNTGGAGEFGFGGSKQRNADGAKLTSFNENFGRLKLVSSGPKDIQMQVKLNNVEINSLLGFDASMTGFAEENVSLRDMKGLMSSAQENALGFFHSIFDTYIDGREGLHLKKAMALMDVADTALENLDSIRSDLGSVQQQLDATINNISITEISLSAAASQLKDVDFAAESANFSKSQLLTEFSSVMLYNAMKVKEENILSLLV, encoded by the coding sequence ATGAGGATTACTAACATTGCAGCACTTAGTGCTTATACCAGTGTTAAATCAAATTCCAGCGCTCTCTCAGCGTCTTTGCAACGCCTATCTTCAGGCTTACGCATCAATTCTGCCAAAGACGATGCCTCCTCAAGTGCTATTAGTTCCCAGCTTCTTAGCTCTTCTCACACTCTCAATCAGGCTAATAACAACGCCAATGATGCAAAAGCAATGTTCCAAATAGCCGACAAAGCTATGGACGAGCAAATTAAAATCGTGGAAATGATTAAGGTTAAAGCAACTCAAGCCGCACAAGATGGACAAAGTGCTAAAACAAGGAGAATGATACAAGCGGACATTAACCGACTTTTGGAAGCTTATGATAACATTGCCAACACGACTTCTTACAATGGCATACAGCTTTTAAGCGGTGGTTTTATCAATAAAAAATTTCAAATCGGCGCCCAAGCTAATCAAGTCGTTGGAGCGAGTATAGGCTCAACCCTTTCTTCTAAAGTCGGCAATACGCGTTTTGAAACAGGTGCTAATATCGTCGCAGGTAATTATGGTAGCATTGATGTAAAAATCAATTCTACTATTAATAATAAAACTTTCACTTTTTCAGGCGTGGAAATCGGCACCAAGCTTAATTATGGCTTGGGTGATTTAGTGGAAAGAATAAATAATGTTAGCACTCAAACAGGCATTAAAGCAAGTTATGATGTCCGCACCGTAGGAACAGACAATATCACAGCAGGTAAAACCGGGGCGGATTTTAGTATCAATGGCACTTTAATCGGCTCTATCTCCGTGCAGGATAATGATAAAAACGGCGCTCTCGTGCAAGCTATTAATGCTGTTAAAACTACCACAGGTGTGGAGGCGAGTATCAATGCTGCGGGGAATTTGGAGCTAAATTCCCTTGATGGTAGGGGTATAGTGCTAAAGGATAGCTCTAATGGCTTTTTTGGTTTAGCACATCTTAGAAATGGACAAAGCGTTCAAGCGAAGTTGGAAGATTTTAAGCCTATTACCGCAGCAGACGGCGTTAAGATTAATGATATTAATGTAGGTCCAGCAGCCACCCCAGAAGCTTTAGTTTCTAATGTCAATGCCCTTACCCCACAAACAGGAGTTTCCGCGAAAATCCAAGATGGAGTTATACTCTTTATGGCTTTAGACCCTACGAAGCGACTCAATATGAGCGGGAATCAAGTTACACCTAATTTAGGCGTGCCACTTACCACTGTGCGTGGGGATTGGGTAACAAAAGATAAATTTATCACGCGTATGCCAAATACTGCACACCCAGAATACAATGGTATAGCCATACAGGTAATTAAGAGAGGACAACCGGGCGTTAAGGTTTATACGGAAAGGACGATTTTAGAGGGTAAGGCAGATGGGAAGTATTATCTACAAGATCTTGTAGATTGTTTTAATAAAGATAGTCATAAAACAGGTATCACAGCCTTTATAGAAGAAAACCCCAATGACCCTAATCAACAACGCATTTGTTTCACTATGCCTGATGATGTGGAGGCTATTACCGGTATAAGCACACATAATTATCCTAACACTCAAAATCCTCCACAGCAAAATACTGGAGGAGCTGGAGAATTCGGTTTCGGTGGTAGCAAACAAAGAAATGCAGATGGCGCTAAACTTACTTCTTTTAATGAAAATTTCGGTAGACTTAAGCTTGTAAGCTCAGGACCTAAAGATATACAAATGCAAGTTAAACTTAATAATGTGGAGATTAATTCTCTCTTAGGTTTTGATGCCTCAATGACAGGCTTTGCGGAAGAAAATGTATCTTTAAGGGATATGAAAGGCTTGATGAGTTCGGCACAAGAAAATGCTTTGGGCTTTTTCCATTCTATTTTTGATACTTATATTGATGGTAGAGAGGGCTTACATCTTAAAAAAGCGATGGCTTTAATGGATGTAGCAGACACTGCTTTGGAAAATTTAGATTCTATTCGCTCGGATTTAGGCAGTGTGCAACAACAACTTGATGCGACCATTAATAATATTAGTATCACAGAAATTTCACTTTCCGCAGCGGCTTCTCAACTTAAAGATGTGGATTTTGCCGCAGAGAGTGCGAATTTTTCTAAATCACAACTTCTTACAGAATTTAGTTCCGTTATGCTTTATAATGCGATGAAGGTTAAGGAAGAAAATATCTTATCGCTATTGGTATAA
- a CDS encoding undecaprenyl-diphosphate phosphatase, translating to MENLYAFILGIIEGLTEFLPISSTGHMILGTTILGIKMDDFWRSFLIIIQLGSILAVLFVFWRKLLQSFVLWLKLAFAFLPTGLIGLFVAKHLELLFNGYVVVFMLILGGVVFIAIELLHKGKNYAVNSLEEVSFKQAFCIGLIQSLAMIPGTSRSGASIIGGLLLGLNRKVAAEFSFLLAVPTMMIATCYSIYKEPSILSSASSFTPLFIGFVVAFVVAVLVIKFFLKFIAKFDFIPFGIYRIILGLVFFYLYSTALLSPQNF from the coding sequence TTGGAAAATTTATACGCTTTCATACTTGGCATTATCGAGGGTTTGACGGAATTTTTGCCTATTTCTAGCACGGGACATATGATTTTAGGGACGACGATTTTAGGGATTAAAATGGACGATTTTTGGCGGTCTTTTCTCATTATTATCCAGCTTGGTTCGATTTTAGCAGTGCTTTTTGTCTTTTGGCGTAAGCTTTTGCAAAGCTTTGTTTTGTGGCTTAAATTAGCCTTTGCTTTTTTACCTACGGGGCTTATTGGGCTTTTTGTGGCGAAGCATTTAGAGCTTTTGTTTAATGGCTATGTGGTAGTTTTTATGCTGATTTTAGGGGGGGTGGTTTTTATAGCGATTGAGCTTTTACACAAAGGGAAGAATTATGCGGTGAATTCTTTGGAGGAAGTGAGCTTTAAACAAGCTTTTTGTATAGGGCTAATCCAGTCTTTAGCGATGATTCCGGGCACTTCAAGGAGCGGAGCTAGCATTATAGGCGGACTTTTGCTAGGGCTTAACCGCAAGGTTGCGGCGGAATTTAGCTTTTTGCTTGCTGTGCCGACTATGATGATAGCAACTTGTTATAGCATTTACAAAGAGCCAAGCATTTTAAGCAGTGCCTCTTCTTTTACGCCTCTTTTTATAGGCTTTGTGGTGGCTTTTGTGGTGGCGGTTTTGGTGATTAAATTTTTTCTTAAATTCATTGCGAAATTTGACTTTATCCCTTTTGGGATTTATCGTATTATTTTAGGGCTTGTTTTCTTTTATCTTTATAGCACGGCTTTACTTTCACCTCAAAACTTTTAA
- a CDS encoding OPT family oligopeptide transporter translates to MHTSKNLRELTFRGLILGSILTLIFTASNVYLGLKVGLTFSSSIPAVVISMAVLSLFKNSSILENNMVQTEASAAGTLSAVIFVIPGLFMCGYWSEFPLWQTFMICLCGGVLGVLFTIPLRRVMVVESKLAYPEGRAAAEILKVANKDQSDKKGKEGVKEIAFGSFIAAIMSLFSSGFKIIASESSLAFIWNKMAFGFSMGYSLALLGAGYLVGLTGAIALFVGMFLAWGVFTPYLSSFEFSNTSEAVSLAGSVWKDKVRLIGTGAIAIAALWTLFELLKPVLEGMKELIKHAKLNPELSKQDLSFKSIVLLFFITLLGLFVTFYSFVSEANLSSFYTLLFSVGGTILAILIGFFVAAACGYMAGLVGSSSSPISGIGLIAIITSSLVILLVGADIFKGEALSKFAIALAIFITSVILATAAISNDNLQDLKTGHLVGATPWKQQVSLLIGCVFGSLAITPVLNLLYQAYGFVGAMPREGMDTSTALAAPQANLMSTIAQGIFHQNIEWKYIAFGICVGIFVIIIDKFLRKSDKMLPPLAVGIGIYLPPSVNIPLVIGGVLKYFIMKKVAKKYAKNSHKDEKLAKSEQRGTLFASGLIVGESICGVIIAGITAFSLSRGGSESPLELGLSVHNNELLALIFFIGAVLFFIKRILRKD, encoded by the coding sequence ATGCACACTTCAAAAAATTTACGCGAACTGACCTTTCGAGGCTTGATTTTAGGGAGTATTTTAACTCTCATCTTTACCGCTTCTAATGTTTATTTGGGGCTTAAAGTGGGGCTGACCTTTTCCTCCTCTATCCCTGCTGTTGTCATTTCTATGGCGGTTTTAAGTTTATTTAAAAATTCAAGCATTTTAGAAAATAATATGGTGCAAACAGAAGCTTCCGCCGCTGGAACGCTTTCAGCGGTCATTTTTGTCATACCGGGGCTTTTTATGTGTGGGTATTGGAGTGAATTTCCTCTATGGCAAACCTTTATGATTTGTCTTTGTGGTGGGGTGCTTGGAGTGCTTTTTACCATACCCTTAAGGCGTGTTATGGTAGTGGAGAGTAAATTAGCCTATCCAGAGGGTAGGGCGGCGGCTGAAATTTTAAAGGTGGCAAATAAAGACCAAAGCGATAAAAAGGGCAAAGAGGGCGTGAAAGAAATCGCCTTTGGCTCTTTCATCGCTGCTATAATGAGTCTTTTTAGCAGTGGCTTTAAAATCATAGCGAGTGAAAGCTCCTTAGCTTTTATTTGGAATAAAATGGCTTTTGGCTTTTCTATGGGCTATTCTTTAGCGCTTTTAGGCGCTGGCTATCTTGTGGGACTTACAGGGGCAATCGCTCTTTTTGTGGGAATGTTTTTAGCGTGGGGCGTTTTTACGCCTTATCTTTCAAGCTTTGAATTTAGCAATACAAGCGAGGCGGTAAGTTTAGCAGGGAGTGTATGGAAAGATAAGGTAAGGCTTATTGGCACGGGTGCCATAGCCATAGCGGCACTTTGGACTCTTTTTGAGCTTTTAAAGCCTGTGCTTGAGGGTATGAAAGAGTTAATTAAACACGCTAAACTTAACCCGGAGCTAAGCAAACAAGACCTTTCATTTAAAAGCATTGTGCTTTTATTTTTCATCACGCTTTTAGGGCTTTTTGTGACTTTTTATAGCTTTGTGAGTGAGGCGAATTTAAGCTCTTTTTATACCTTGCTTTTTAGCGTAGGTGGGACGATTTTAGCGATTTTAATCGGCTTTTTTGTCGCGGCGGCTTGTGGTTATATGGCGGGACTTGTAGGTTCTTCTTCAAGCCCTATTTCAGGGATAGGCTTAATCGCTATCATCACTTCTTCTTTAGTGATTTTACTTGTAGGAGCAGATATTTTTAAGGGCGAGGCACTTTCTAAATTTGCTATCGCTTTAGCCATTTTTATCACAAGCGTGATTTTAGCCACAGCAGCGATTTCAAATGATAATTTACAAGATTTAAAAACAGGACATTTAGTCGGTGCGACTCCTTGGAAACAGCAAGTTTCTTTGCTAATAGGCTGTGTTTTTGGGAGTTTAGCTATCACGCCTGTTTTAAATTTACTTTATCAAGCTTATGGTTTTGTCGGAGCTATGCCTAGAGAGGGTATGGATACAAGCACCGCCCTAGCCGCCCCTCAAGCTAATCTTATGAGTACCATAGCGCAAGGTATTTTTCATCAAAATATAGAGTGGAAATACATAGCCTTTGGAATTTGCGTAGGCATTTTTGTCATCATCATCGATAAATTTTTAAGAAAAAGCGATAAAATGCTCCCGCCTTTAGCCGTAGGTATAGGCATTTACCTCCCACCTTCTGTAAATATCCCTTTAGTTATAGGAGGGGTTTTAAAATATTTCATTATGAAAAAAGTTGCTAAAAAATACGCCAAAAATTCACACAAAGATGAAAAACTCGCTAAAAGCGAACAAAGAGGGACACTATTTGCCTCGGGGCTTATCGTGGGGGAAAGCATTTGTGGCGTGATAATCGCTGGGATTACCGCTTTTTCTTTAAGTAGGGGTGGGAGTGAAAGTCCGCTTGAACTTGGACTTAGCGTGCATAATAATGAGCTTTTAGCCCTTATCTTCTTCATAGGAGCGGTATTATTTTTCATCAAAAGAATTTTAAGAAAAGATTAA
- a CDS encoding GIY-YIG nuclease family protein, producing the protein MKPKRPCVYILCNKPNGTLYVGVTSDLQSRIYQHKNKTFSGFTVKYNVSRLAYFEFFETMEEAILREKQLKGGSRAKKIALILSVLA; encoded by the coding sequence GTGAAGCCAAAACGCCCTTGCGTTTATATCCTATGTAATAAACCAAACGGAACGCTTTATGTGGGCGTAACGAGTGATTTGCAAAGCAGGATTTACCAACACAAAAATAAAACTTTTAGCGGTTTTACCGTTAAATATAATGTAAGTCGTTTGGCTTATTTTGAATTTTTTGAAACGATGGAGGAAGCTATCTTGCGAGAAAAACAACTCAAAGGTGGCAGCCGTGCGAAGAAAATCGCTTTAATCTTAAGCGTCTTGGCGTAA
- the flgE gene encoding flagellar hook protein FlgE, whose amino-acid sequence MMRSLWSGVSGMQAHQIAMDVEGNNISNVNTVGFKYSRADFGTMFSQTVKIATVPTENLGGQNPLQIGLGTSINSTTRIHSQGSVQTTNKNTDVAINGDGFFMVSDDGGLTRYLTRDGDFKLDAAGNFVNNAGFVVQGWNINWSDQSIDTSRSPKNLFIDPGLHIPAAKSTEVAIKANLNSGLNIGNAARPLYALDSVHGFNKKTSETKDENDAGTTQFYTTSKNSMEVTEKGVDAASLFNGSGQGLNLREGQGIWISFADSKFTTNGTNRTGFDANNKTNQNNVVFWGSENQKTRLDITLNGVAIQNADITSLDQAIVYINTFTNPGEGREGTGIVASKNASGTGIIFTNRNENGTTDNMKNINLIVNAQNTAGELWNATWNGGNNSFTFGNGKVNANGSVWTATGGTGNQTTGPTNAAVITAHKYTYSSSPQNIPPMYNPDGGPAFTDNDNDPNTKPQDPASGNYWDALRGSLYNTDVRVFRTTEDLRELLQRDARYGVDYNGNGAFAAEDINQKVTITVSDDGRFTVSNAKQESTIPANALQNQTVTTTAKDLSFNVTAYTDALGKVSTNDAFTKIFKAFDGVQTAGSQKKESEQLKLSAFSAGLEIFDSLGNKHTLEVQFVKQTTTQDGGNEWQMIIRVPEPAEINTTGDGPSNIVVGSARFNNDGSLASYSPKTLNFSPNNGAAPNQQIKLSFGTSGANDGLVSSSSASTLTNQATDGYTSGNLKPDAIRVDDKGHILGEFTNGKTFAVAKIAMASVANNSGLEEIGGNLFKITGNSGNIVVGEAGTGGRGEMKTSALEMSNVDLSRSLTQLIVVQRGYQANSKTISTSDQMLNTLLQLKQ is encoded by the coding sequence ATGATGCGTTCTCTTTGGTCTGGTGTTAGCGGTATGCAAGCACACCAAATCGCAATGGATGTTGAGGGTAATAACATCTCAAATGTTAATACCGTAGGTTTTAAATACTCAAGAGCTGACTTTGGCACGATGTTTTCTCAAACTGTGAAAATTGCCACCGTGCCTACTGAAAATTTAGGCGGACAAAATCCACTCCAAATCGGTCTTGGCACAAGTATCAATTCAACGACTAGAATTCACTCTCAAGGCTCAGTGCAAACAACAAATAAAAACACCGATGTCGCGATTAATGGAGACGGCTTTTTTATGGTAAGTGATGACGGGGGGCTTACTCGCTATCTTACAAGAGATGGGGATTTTAAACTCGATGCGGCGGGTAATTTTGTCAATAATGCAGGCTTTGTCGTGCAAGGCTGGAACATTAACTGGAGCGATCAAAGTATCGATACTTCAAGGTCTCCTAAAAATCTCTTCATCGATCCGGGTCTTCACATACCAGCGGCTAAATCGACTGAAGTGGCTATCAAGGCAAATTTAAATAGTGGTCTAAATATCGGCAATGCGGCACGCCCACTTTACGCACTTGACTCCGTTCACGGCTTTAATAAAAAGACAAGCGAAACAAAAGATGAAAATGACGCAGGCACGACTCAATTTTACACCACTTCTAAAAATTCTATGGAAGTTACTGAAAAGGGCGTGGATGCAGCTTCACTTTTCAATGGTAGCGGTCAGGGCTTAAATTTGCGTGAGGGGCAAGGGATTTGGATAAGTTTTGCAGATTCTAAATTTACAACCAATGGCACTAATAGAACAGGCTTTGATGCTAATAATAAAACAAACCAAAACAATGTTGTATTTTGGGGAAGTGAAAATCAAAAAACACGCCTTGACATCACTCTAAACGGCGTAGCGATACAAAATGCCGACATCACAAGCTTAGACCAAGCCATAGTTTACATTAATACCTTCACAAATCCTGGGGAAGGTAGAGAAGGCACAGGCATAGTAGCGAGTAAAAATGCTAGCGGCACTGGGATAATATTTACAAATAGAAATGAAAACGGCACAACGGATAATATGAAAAATATTAATCTAATCGTTAATGCACAAAACACCGCAGGGGAGTTATGGAATGCGACTTGGAACGGAGGTAATAATAGCTTTACTTTTGGTAATGGTAAAGTTAATGCAAACGGCTCCGTTTGGACAGCCACAGGGGGAACGGGTAATCAAACCACAGGTCCAACAAATGCAGCCGTCATCACAGCACACAAATACACCTACTCAAGCTCTCCGCAAAATATACCTCCTATGTATAATCCTGACGGAGGACCAGCTTTTACGGATAATGACAATGATCCAAATACTAAGCCACAGGATCCAGCCAGTGGGAACTACTGGGACGCTTTAAGAGGAAGTCTTTATAATACCGATGTGCGTGTGTTTAGAACGACTGAAGACTTAAGAGAGCTTTTGCAAAGAGACGCAAGATATGGGGTCGATTATAATGGTAACGGTGCTTTTGCAGCAGAAGACATCAATCAAAAAGTAACCATAACTGTAAGCGATGATGGACGCTTTACCGTGTCTAATGCAAAGCAAGAAAGCACAATCCCAGCAAATGCCTTGCAAAATCAAACAGTAACGACAACGGCAAAAGACCTAAGCTTTAATGTTACAGCCTACACAGACGCACTTGGCAAAGTTAGCACAAATGACGCCTTTACTAAAATCTTTAAGGCTTTTGACGGGGTGCAAACTGCAGGAAGTCAAAAGAAAGAAAGTGAGCAACTCAAACTTTCAGCTTTTTCAGCGGGACTTGAAATTTTCGATAGTTTAGGGAATAAGCATACCTTAGAAGTGCAATTTGTCAAGCAAACTACCACTCAAGACGGCGGAAACGAGTGGCAAATGATAATCCGTGTGCCTGAACCTGCTGAAATCAATACAACAGGCGATGGTCCAAGTAATATAGTCGTAGGCTCTGCTCGCTTTAATAATGACGGCTCACTAGCAAGTTACAGCCCTAAAACGCTTAATTTTAGTCCAAATAACGGTGCTGCGCCAAATCAGCAAATCAAGCTTTCCTTTGGAACAAGCGGTGCAAATGACGGACTTGTAAGCTCAAGCTCGGCTTCAACGCTCACAAATCAAGCCACAGATGGCTACACTTCAGGGAATTTAAAACCTGATGCTATACGCGTTGATGACAAGGGGCATATTTTGGGTGAATTTACAAATGGTAAAACCTTTGCTGTGGCTAAGATAGCTATGGCTAGTGTGGCAAATAATTCAGGTCTTGAAGAAATCGGCGGCAATCTCTTTAAAATAACGGGAAATAGTGGTAATATCGTAGTCGGTGAGGCAGGAACAGGCGGTCGTGGCGAGATGAAAACCTCAGCGCTTGAAATGTCTAATGTGGATTTAAGTAGAAGCTTAACCCAACTCATCGTAGTGCAAAGAGGCTATCAAGCAAATTCAAAAACCATAAGCACGAGCGACCAAATGCTAAACACGCTTTTACAGCTTAAGCAGTAG